Proteins encoded in a region of the Photobacterium profundum SS9 genome:
- a CDS encoding DUF3301 domain-containing protein, producing the protein MDNLIAILLVAFGAYLFWQQRRQTEFAEKFIIQRCKNLGLQLLSTARGSHKLKDNKGNWGWRTVYLFEFSANGHDYYEGFVEMKGFRPMTFYVPAHHIPDVEMD; encoded by the coding sequence ATGGATAACTTAATCGCAATCTTACTTGTCGCATTTGGCGCATATTTATTTTGGCAACAACGACGCCAAACTGAATTCGCCGAAAAATTCATTATACAACGCTGTAAAAACCTTGGCTTGCAATTACTCAGCACTGCAAGAGGTTCCCATAAGCTAAAAGATAATAAAGGTAATTGGGGATGGCGAACGGTGTACTTGTTTGAATTCTCAGCCAATGGTCATGACTATTATGAAGGGTTTGTCGAAATGAAAGGGTTTAGACCCATGACGTTCTATGTACCTGCTCATCATATCCCAGACGTTGAAATGGATTAA
- a CDS encoding DUF2789 domain-containing protein, with amino-acid sequence METFNHNLSNLFSQLGLNNSQSFIESFLCEHHLEQNETLTEASFWQPAQKRFLKESQEQDADWSEVIDQLDTLLRK; translated from the coding sequence ATGGAAACATTCAACCATAATTTATCAAACCTTTTCAGCCAGTTAGGGCTAAACAATTCTCAATCATTCATTGAATCATTCCTTTGTGAACATCACCTTGAACAAAATGAGACGTTAACCGAAGCAAGTTTTTGGCAGCCCGCTCAAAAACGATTTTTAAAAGAATCCCAAGAACAGGATGCTGATTGGAGTGAAGTCATTGATCAATTAGATACTTTGCTACGAAAATAG
- a CDS encoding IS4-like element ISPpr3 family transposase — MYISTPQDWATSLFGQANLGDPRRTKRLVKVATNLALHTGKSLVKSSQQPAEIEGAYRFIRNESIHANDIAEAGFQTTTQEANRHDLLLALEETTSLNYTHRAVKEQLGHVNGGNRTRGIYAHSILLFAPTNHQVVGLIEQIRWTRDIKTRGKGARHAQTPYKEKESYKWEQASINMASRLGETMQQVISVCDREADIYEYLTYKTQENQRFVVRSMQSRCIEESDNKLYAFSDQLQPAGNRKIYIPQKGGRKAREVILDIRFSTITLKVPANKKGKSIPLYYAGCVEQGAGDNGLSWHLMTSEPVTNREEALKIVQYYEQRWLIEDYHKAWKSGGTQVESLRMQSYTNIERMATILAFLAARILQLKFMGQNIKADEESCESVLSPIGWKLLWLKRENKPLPNEVPSIRWAYLALAKLGGWNDSKRTGRAGWPVLWDGWFKLQTIIEGYHLAQSLECLDL, encoded by the coding sequence ATGTATATTTCTACTCCTCAAGATTGGGCTACTTCTCTTTTTGGTCAGGCTAATTTAGGCGATCCAAGACGAACAAAACGATTAGTCAAAGTGGCGACTAATCTTGCATTACACACAGGGAAATCTTTAGTGAAATCAAGCCAACAGCCAGCAGAGATTGAAGGCGCTTATCGCTTTATTCGTAACGAATCTATTCATGCTAATGATATTGCCGAAGCCGGATTTCAAACAACAACACAAGAGGCTAACCGCCATGATTTATTGTTAGCGCTTGAAGAGACAACGTCTCTTAACTATACCCATCGCGCTGTAAAAGAGCAGCTTGGTCATGTTAATGGTGGAAACAGAACTCGCGGTATTTATGCTCATTCCATCTTGCTTTTCGCACCAACTAACCACCAAGTGGTTGGGTTAATTGAACAAATACGGTGGACGCGAGATATAAAAACAAGAGGAAAAGGTGCACGTCATGCACAAACACCCTATAAAGAAAAAGAAAGTTATAAATGGGAACAGGCTTCGATAAATATGGCATCCCGCCTTGGTGAGACTATGCAGCAGGTTATATCTGTATGTGATCGTGAAGCTGATATTTATGAATATTTGACGTATAAAACTCAAGAAAACCAACGTTTTGTTGTTCGTTCAATGCAAAGCCGTTGTATCGAAGAAAGTGATAATAAGTTGTATGCTTTTTCAGACCAATTACAACCTGCAGGCAATCGAAAAATCTATATCCCACAAAAAGGAGGGCGGAAAGCGCGAGAGGTTATTCTTGATATCCGATTCTCAACCATTACTCTCAAAGTGCCTGCCAATAAGAAAGGAAAAAGTATTCCACTTTATTATGCCGGGTGCGTAGAGCAAGGTGCAGGTGACAACGGATTAAGCTGGCACTTGATGACGTCAGAGCCTGTTACGAATAGAGAAGAAGCACTGAAAATTGTTCAGTATTATGAGCAACGTTGGTTGATTGAGGACTATCACAAAGCTTGGAAAAGTGGTGGAACCCAAGTTGAGTCATTACGCATGCAAAGCTATACCAATATTGAACGCATGGCCACAATACTCGCTTTCCTTGCTGCACGAATCTTACAACTGAAATTTATGGGGCAGAATATAAAAGCTGATGAAGAAAGTTGTGAGTCAGTCTTATCGCCTATTGGATGGAAATTACTTTGGTTAAAGCGAGAAAATAAACCATTACCAAATGAAGTCCCAAGTATTCGGTGGGCTTACCTAGCATTAGCTAAATTAGGAGGATGGAATGACAGTAAACGAACAGGACGAGCCGGTTGGCCCGTTCTGTGGGATGGATGGTTTAAATTACAAACCATCATTGAAGGCTATCATTTAGCACAATCTCTTGAATGCTTGGACTTGTGA
- a CDS encoding Zn-ribbon-containing protein translates to MYVVELQFECFDNTTISAVDAAINGLMDALRYNGQVLGREFPIVMDDGIFRVRAVCPEQDGLHSQFNSENVNAHIKRLNNACLLAPKIKLLGRDINSEAAAENLTPSWQVIYTTFVHTCSPLRCGETLMPIPLYRIGPTSNGDHKAILKWQTEWQACDEIQMAGGCKAEHATLHEIRDVDSDLFRRGWDLRGRIEFLTKIPTYYYQYRVGGDSLAAELERKCPKCNGDWRLDEPLHNLFHYKCDECRIVSNLSYDFQ, encoded by the coding sequence ATGTACGTTGTAGAGCTGCAATTTGAGTGTTTTGATAACACCACAATATCCGCTGTTGATGCTGCAATCAACGGCTTGATGGATGCATTACGTTATAACGGTCAGGTACTTGGTCGAGAGTTTCCTATCGTTATGGACGACGGTATTTTCCGTGTTAGAGCGGTATGTCCAGAGCAAGATGGTTTGCACTCGCAATTTAACAGTGAAAATGTCAATGCGCATATCAAGCGCTTGAACAATGCGTGCTTATTAGCGCCTAAGATTAAACTGCTTGGGCGTGATATTAATTCAGAAGCAGCCGCTGAAAATTTAACGCCGTCTTGGCAAGTTATTTATACCACCTTTGTTCATACCTGTTCGCCATTACGTTGTGGCGAAACGTTAATGCCGATTCCACTTTACCGTATTGGTCCTACATCTAACGGTGATCATAAAGCTATCTTGAAGTGGCAAACAGAATGGCAAGCTTGTGATGAAATTCAAATGGCAGGTGGGTGCAAAGCCGAACATGCAACTCTGCATGAAATTCGTGATGTTGATAGTGATCTGTTTCGTCGTGGATGGGATCTGCGTGGGCGTATTGAATTTTTAACGAAGATACCCACGTACTATTATCAATATCGTGTCGGTGGTGACAGTTTAGCGGCAGAACTGGAGCGTAAGTGCCCTAAATGTAATGGTGATTGGCGTCTGGATGAACCATTGCATAACTTGTTTCACTACAAGTGCGATGAATGTCGGATCGTTTCGAACTTATCTTACGACTTTCAGTAA
- the syd gene encoding SecY-interacting protein, which produces MNHPVAVALSDFSSLFLQAWRDTGHGFPRSEDLVGLESPCVEHDSGDEVTWKPITRQPQGDLAGVEKGIEIELHKDIIDFYSTQFSGDMAAKFGEIELDLLQVFSEQDGVRLQENILGHLVTQRRLKLKPTVFIGVIDSADKVIAICNLTGEVILETLGKNERDVLAKDVASFLQQLVPVVREA; this is translated from the coding sequence ATGAATCATCCTGTTGCTGTCGCTTTATCTGACTTTTCTTCTCTTTTTTTACAAGCTTGGCGTGATACAGGTCACGGTTTTCCACGTAGCGAAGATTTAGTTGGGCTTGAGTCACCGTGTGTTGAACATGATTCTGGTGATGAAGTGACATGGAAACCCATTACTCGTCAACCTCAGGGGGATTTAGCTGGGGTTGAGAAGGGTATTGAGATTGAGCTACATAAAGATATTATTGATTTTTATAGCACCCAGTTTAGTGGTGATATGGCGGCAAAATTTGGTGAGATTGAATTAGACCTATTGCAAGTGTTCAGTGAGCAAGATGGCGTACGTTTACAAGAAAATATTCTAGGGCACCTTGTGACGCAACGTCGTCTAAAATTAAAGCCAACAGTTTTCATTGGTGTTATTGATAGTGCCGATAAAGTGATCGCTATTTGTAATCTAACAGGCGAGGTCATACTTGAAACCTTGGGTAAAAATGAACGCGATGTGTTAGCAAAAGACGTGGCTAGCTTTTTACAGCAGTTAGTGCCCGTAGTACGAGAGGCTTAA
- the queF gene encoding NADPH-dependent 7-cyano-7-deazaguanine reductase QueF (Catalyzes the NADPH-dependent reduction of 7-cyano-7-deazaguanine (preQ0) to 7-aminomethyl-7-deazaguanine (preQ1) in queuosine biosynthesis) produces MSKYKDAKELAGLTLGQKTDYIDQYDASLLQPVPRSLNRSDLNLGESLPFTGYDIWTLYELSWLNSKGLPQVAIGEVRLPASSPNLIESKSFKLYLNSFNQTRFDSWQQIADTLQKDLTACAGQEVDVTIQPLEDFTDQTVINFAGNCIDEQDIEINSYDFDAQYLKDAAEGEIVTEDLHSHLLKSNCLITNQPDWGSVKISYKGKQINREKLLRYLVSFRNHNEFHEQCVERIFTDIMKFCQPELLTVYARYTRRGGLDINPYRTNQGKTPSDNFRLARQ; encoded by the coding sequence ATGAGCAAATATAAAGATGCTAAAGAATTAGCGGGTTTAACACTTGGGCAAAAAACCGATTATATCGATCAGTACGATGCCTCTTTACTGCAACCAGTACCTCGAAGTCTAAACCGCAGTGACTTAAACCTTGGCGAAAGCTTACCATTTACTGGCTATGATATCTGGACACTCTATGAGCTATCATGGCTAAACAGTAAGGGATTACCTCAGGTTGCAATTGGTGAAGTGCGTTTACCCGCTTCTAGCCCTAACCTCATTGAATCAAAATCGTTTAAGTTGTATCTCAACAGCTTTAATCAAACGCGTTTTGATAGCTGGCAGCAAATTGCCGATACACTACAGAAAGACCTGACAGCTTGTGCGGGACAAGAAGTGGATGTCACGATTCAGCCATTAGAAGATTTCACTGACCAAACGGTGATCAACTTTGCTGGCAATTGTATTGATGAACAAGATATTGAAATCAACAGTTACGACTTTGATGCACAATACCTTAAAGATGCTGCAGAAGGTGAGATTGTGACGGAAGATCTCCACAGCCATTTGCTGAAATCTAACTGCTTAATCACCAATCAGCCAGATTGGGGCAGCGTGAAAATTTCTTACAAAGGTAAGCAAATCAACCGCGAGAAATTGCTACGTTACTTAGTGTCTTTCCGTAACCACAATGAGTTCCATGAACAATGCGTAGAACGTATCTTTACTGATATCATGAAGTTCTGCCAACCAGAATTATTAACGGTTTACGCACGCTATACACGTCGTGGCGGGTTAGATATTAACCCATACCGTACAAACCAAGGCAAAACACCGAGTGATAACTTCCGCCTAGCGCGCCAGTAA
- a CDS encoding tetratricopeptide repeat protein: protein MSFRRGLISVIVILIASFSASAKVYTTPILADANELLQTSPEKSLEISDRYIKQRRLTEKKGASRVHANDETDHTVRTPLNTINALQIKAQAYSLLNDSEQALNTIKLAKKLAVENGLTYTILETRLLHAKFYWENLKNSATALKMLDNIDAEIEQTQSLKRTKQVTFLQYWSLMQRAVIESKLNNDNQAEKLFIKAKQLLISIDDPSEKITYQLTLGRHYLRHSHYDLALDRLLSGYWLAVENEDNAQIASANYMLANLFEQRKVFDKALEHATQAGEFYERYQRSQPLAKTLTLIASIYEQQNRYNLALVHYFNALDQESELKHVVRSAQLRLNIARVYLQLYNYPKSEQYLQQARLLAQQTGNDVISAETQILEGKLELAEGRIDKSITTLQAGLIASSRIGQINLQLMGESILSQAFEQQNDYYNALLSQRRYEQLFASQQEKQIKSNVEVFKQQQRMLERSLRLEEMERQQYENEKSIYKQQKISLFLISVIVLLITFLVRRHSVAKQLQSRLSHLRSELYTHPRSGLRNLRMLNARLPNSLQQSSANFEQWHLGEIINEPLSDRLRFGLFEATFLKHIYLQQGYQQGLEIERQFGEYLKEQVCKPARLYHFSDAMFLYIEPNSRLNGEPKQLADSIQQLVSNFLKEHQLDATVCIGMAEYPFLPRAYTAINDQELIDILLMATNAARLNSKQEPGSQWVHLSAIDAAPAASFACDNIRKACIQGIDNGLVKVQSSSSSEFYWNPDHDFDKNVI, encoded by the coding sequence ATGAGTTTTCGCCGCGGGTTGATAAGTGTAATAGTGATTCTGATTGCTTCCTTTAGCGCGAGTGCAAAAGTATACACTACCCCTATTTTGGCAGATGCAAACGAGCTATTACAAACTAGCCCAGAAAAATCATTAGAAATCTCCGATCGTTACATTAAACAACGCCGCCTCACAGAAAAGAAGGGTGCCTCTCGTGTTCATGCTAACGATGAAACCGATCACACCGTTCGTACTCCATTAAATACAATTAATGCCCTACAAATTAAAGCACAAGCTTATTCACTATTGAATGACTCTGAACAGGCATTAAACACGATAAAATTAGCGAAAAAGTTGGCCGTTGAAAATGGGCTCACCTATACCATCTTAGAAACGCGTTTATTACATGCTAAATTTTATTGGGAAAACCTCAAAAATAGTGCAACCGCATTAAAAATGTTAGACAACATTGATGCCGAAATAGAACAGACACAATCACTCAAGCGCACCAAGCAAGTGACGTTTTTACAATATTGGTCATTGATGCAGCGAGCTGTCATTGAGTCAAAATTGAATAATGATAATCAAGCAGAAAAACTGTTTATCAAAGCCAAACAATTGCTCATCAGCATTGATGACCCATCAGAAAAAATTACATATCAACTCACTTTAGGGCGGCACTACCTGCGCCATAGTCATTATGATTTAGCCTTAGATCGTCTTCTCAGTGGTTACTGGTTAGCGGTTGAAAATGAAGACAACGCCCAAATAGCCTCTGCAAATTACATGCTAGCGAATTTATTTGAACAACGAAAAGTGTTTGATAAAGCATTAGAGCATGCTACTCAAGCGGGTGAATTTTACGAACGCTATCAACGTAGCCAGCCTTTAGCTAAAACATTGACACTAATAGCCTCTATTTATGAACAGCAAAATCGCTATAACTTGGCGTTAGTGCATTATTTTAATGCGCTCGACCAAGAAAGTGAATTAAAGCACGTTGTTCGTTCAGCTCAGCTACGCCTTAATATTGCAAGAGTCTACTTACAACTATACAACTACCCAAAATCTGAACAATATTTACAACAAGCACGCCTTCTTGCACAGCAAACAGGTAATGATGTCATTTCGGCTGAAACACAGATCTTAGAAGGTAAACTTGAATTAGCTGAAGGCCGTATAGATAAATCAATTACGACACTGCAAGCGGGGCTCATCGCTTCAAGTCGTATCGGCCAAATAAACCTGCAATTAATGGGTGAATCGATTCTATCTCAAGCATTTGAACAGCAGAATGATTACTACAATGCCCTATTAAGTCAGCGTCGCTATGAACAACTCTTTGCGAGCCAACAAGAAAAACAAATAAAAAGTAACGTTGAGGTCTTTAAACAACAGCAACGTATGCTTGAACGATCTCTTCGCCTAGAAGAAATGGAACGCCAACAGTATGAAAATGAAAAATCGATCTATAAACAGCAAAAAATCAGTCTGTTTCTAATCAGTGTTATCGTTCTTCTCATCACTTTTTTAGTGCGTCGCCATAGTGTTGCCAAACAACTGCAAAGCCGTCTTTCTCACTTACGTAGCGAACTCTACACCCACCCACGTAGCGGTTTACGTAACTTACGGATGCTTAATGCTCGCCTACCCAATTCTTTACAACAAAGTAGTGCCAACTTCGAGCAATGGCATTTAGGCGAAATCATCAATGAACCATTAAGTGATCGACTACGTTTTGGTTTGTTTGAAGCGACCTTCCTCAAACATATTTATTTGCAGCAAGGTTATCAGCAAGGCTTAGAAATTGAACGTCAATTCGGTGAATACTTAAAAGAACAAGTCTGTAAACCTGCACGGCTTTATCATTTTTCCGATGCGATGTTTTTATACATTGAGCCTAACTCTCGCCTTAACGGTGAACCTAAGCAACTGGCTGACTCGATTCAACAATTAGTGAGTAACTTCTTAAAGGAGCATCAATTAGATGCCACTGTATGTATTGGCATGGCGGAATACCCTTTTCTACCACGTGCATACACTGCTATTAACGATCAAGAACTGATTGATATTCTGCTGATGGCGACCAATGCTGCTCGCCTAAATAGCAAACAAGAGCCAGGCAGCCAATGGGTACACTTAAGCGCTATTGATGCTGCCCCTGCGGCCAGTTTCGCATGCGATAATATTCGAAAAGCTTGTATACAGGGTATTGATAACGGTTTAGTGAAAGTACAAAGCTCTTCATCAAGCGAATTCTACTGGAATCCTGATCACGATTTTGATAAAAATGTCATTTAA
- a CDS encoding GGDEF domain-containing protein, with translation MSDISAVVSEVSKLKQRLDQAQLSYRDASLKSRREIVILKRLITRLSVACRGLDEELDTKLTELRCELEQPKDISKLIPRLAIIERLVTRQAGITEKENLRIENQIHQSGETLKRVRGLPAQLKRDLRNLLNNTSTSLTHSHQRIIALVELYERSLKLLSVSTENVELKDMLDHDIQHQLTNELQHLISELDFDGESGDKLLTIRNRLLIGVPPQALLELALEVIRLVLDSTHQERRSSQKFLDGVNGDLATLQKTTNQYVGQSSALYEHRGGLNNELSTIVSTVKKGLNEHKNLETWRPQITELTKELQVLTDRNRALEKREKALIEQLSYNENKITTLFEQTQDYRQRLNDQERKMFLDHLTKVYNCAALNDRLEHEYRRWLRYQHPLCVALIDIDNFKEINDSYGHVAGDKALKIIARTIHQCLEETDFIARYKSDEFMIIMPDINEDNRTKSLNKIRETVAQLPFRFKEQNVSITISIGATLFEGNDTPADITERTSKALDNAKNSGRNRFIWIY, from the coding sequence GTGAGTGATATTAGCGCTGTTGTTTCTGAAGTGAGTAAATTGAAACAACGTTTAGATCAAGCTCAACTCTCTTACCGCGATGCTTCACTGAAGTCTCGGCGAGAGATTGTAATATTAAAACGTCTAATTACTCGCCTATCTGTTGCATGCCGAGGGTTAGATGAAGAGCTAGATACTAAACTTACAGAGCTACGCTGTGAGCTTGAGCAACCCAAAGATATCAGCAAGCTTATTCCCCGCCTTGCGATCATAGAAAGACTGGTAACTCGACAAGCAGGCATCACCGAAAAAGAAAACCTACGTATAGAAAATCAGATCCATCAAAGCGGCGAAACACTCAAACGTGTTCGCGGCTTACCTGCACAACTTAAACGTGATCTGCGTAATTTACTGAACAACACATCGACATCACTCACCCACAGCCATCAACGTATTATTGCATTAGTTGAACTCTATGAAAGATCGCTAAAGTTGCTTTCTGTATCCACTGAAAATGTGGAGCTTAAAGATATGTTAGATCATGACATACAGCATCAATTAACCAATGAGCTGCAACACCTTATCTCTGAACTCGACTTTGATGGTGAGTCAGGCGATAAGCTTCTGACAATACGTAACCGTCTTTTGATTGGTGTTCCTCCGCAAGCTTTACTGGAGTTGGCACTCGAAGTGATTCGTTTAGTGTTAGATTCTACACATCAGGAGCGTCGGTCTTCACAAAAGTTTCTTGATGGGGTCAATGGTGATTTAGCCACACTACAAAAAACGACGAATCAATATGTAGGCCAATCATCGGCACTATATGAACACCGTGGTGGACTAAATAATGAATTATCAACTATCGTTTCCACGGTAAAAAAAGGGCTAAACGAGCACAAAAACCTCGAAACGTGGCGCCCACAAATCACCGAGTTAACCAAAGAGCTGCAAGTTCTAACAGATCGTAATCGCGCACTCGAAAAGCGCGAAAAGGCCCTTATTGAACAGCTAAGTTACAACGAAAATAAAATCACGACACTCTTTGAACAAACTCAAGACTACCGTCAGCGCTTAAATGATCAAGAACGTAAGATGTTCCTCGATCATTTAACGAAGGTATATAACTGTGCTGCATTGAATGATCGCCTTGAACATGAATATCGTCGCTGGTTGCGTTATCAACACCCACTGTGTGTCGCATTAATTGATATCGATAATTTTAAAGAAATTAATGATAGTTATGGCCATGTTGCGGGTGATAAAGCATTAAAAATCATAGCCAGAACCATTCACCAATGCCTTGAAGAAACCGATTTTATTGCTCGTTATAAAAGTGATGAATTCATGATTATCATGCCTGATATTAATGAAGATAATCGCACTAAAAGTTTAAATAAAATCCGAGAAACCGTCGCGCAATTACCGTTTAGGTTTAAAGAACAAAATGTCAGTATAACGATTTCTATTGGCGCCACATTATTCGAAGGTAACGATACCCCTGCCGATATTACCGAACGCACCAGTAAAGCGCTCGATAATGCCAAGAATAGTGGCCGTAACCGTTTTATCTGGATATATTAA
- the ppnN gene encoding nucleotide 5'-monophosphate nucleosidase PpnN, whose translation MITHISPVGAMELLSQLEVDRLKATASSDLYRLYRNCSLAVLNSGSHTDNSKELLEKNKNFDVHVMRRERGIKLELINPPEHAFVDGRIIRGIQEHMFSVLRDIVYVNMHVQQRNDLNLTSATHITNFVFSILRNAQTLRSGEDPNIVVCWGGHSINPIEYQYTREVGHELGLRELNICTGCGPGAMEGPMKGAAIGHAKQRYNQSRFLGLTEPSIIAAEPPNPIVNELVIFPDIEKRLEGFIRVGHGIIIFPGGAGTAEELLYILGILMHPDNAAQPLPLVLTGPKESEPYFRTLDSFIKETLGEPATQYYQIIIDDPKKVAQVMKSAMPLIKEHRLATGDSYSFNWSLKIPPEFQLPFEPTHESMTSLDLHLNQRPDNLAANLRRAFSGIVAGNVKEEGIREIERNGRFKINGDLMLMKHMDKLLQNFVEQQRMKLPGTQYEPCYEIMTAQENVK comes from the coding sequence ATGATTACACATATCAGTCCAGTCGGTGCTATGGAGCTACTTTCACAATTGGAAGTTGATCGTCTTAAAGCGACCGCATCAAGCGACTTATACCGTTTATATCGAAACTGCTCTTTAGCGGTTTTAAATTCAGGTAGTCACACAGATAATTCCAAAGAATTATTAGAAAAAAATAAAAATTTCGATGTGCACGTAATGCGCCGTGAACGAGGCATAAAATTAGAACTGATCAATCCACCAGAACATGCCTTTGTTGATGGTCGTATCATCCGTGGTATTCAAGAACATATGTTTTCAGTACTGCGTGATATTGTGTACGTAAACATGCATGTACAGCAACGTAACGACCTTAACTTAACCAGCGCCACCCATATTACTAACTTTGTTTTCAGTATTCTGCGTAATGCTCAAACTCTCCGCTCAGGTGAAGACCCAAACATCGTTGTATGTTGGGGAGGGCACTCAATTAACCCTATAGAGTATCAATATACGCGCGAAGTAGGTCATGAGCTGGGGTTACGAGAGTTAAATATATGTACAGGGTGCGGCCCGGGTGCCATGGAAGGGCCAATGAAAGGCGCAGCTATCGGTCATGCCAAACAACGTTACAACCAAAGTCGCTTCCTTGGTCTCACTGAACCATCCATTATTGCTGCTGAGCCACCTAACCCTATTGTGAATGAATTAGTTATTTTCCCTGATATCGAAAAACGTCTAGAAGGGTTTATTCGCGTGGGTCACGGTATTATCATTTTCCCAGGTGGAGCGGGTACTGCTGAAGAGTTACTGTACATTTTAGGTATTTTGATGCACCCGGATAATGCGGCACAGCCTTTACCGTTAGTCTTAACGGGGCCTAAAGAAAGTGAACCGTATTTCCGTACTCTTGATTCCTTTATAAAAGAGACCCTTGGCGAACCAGCCACTCAGTACTATCAAATTATCATTGATGACCCCAAAAAAGTAGCTCAAGTAATGAAGTCAGCAATGCCTTTAATTAAAGAGCATCGGTTAGCCACTGGTGATTCATACAGCTTTAATTGGTCGTTGAAGATCCCACCAGAATTTCAACTTCCTTTCGAACCGACACATGAATCAATGACCAGCTTAGATTTACACCTGAATCAACGCCCAGACAACCTTGCTGCTAACTTGCGCCGAGCATTCTCTGGTATTGTCGCAGGTAATGTAAAAGAAGAAGGCATTCGTGAAATAGAACGCAACGGGCGTTTTAAAATAAATGGTGATCTAATGTTGATGAAGCATATGGATAAACTCCTACAAAATTTCGTCGAACAGCAGCGTATGAAATTGCCCGGCACCCAGTACGAACCCTGCTATGAAATCATGACGGCACAAGAAAACGTCAAATAA
- the xni gene encoding flap endonuclease Xni, whose product MTIHLVVIDALNLIRRVHAAQPGEPDVKNTARVCCQALSKIIKFSEPSHIVAVFDHHGDDRGWRAKLLPHYKEGRKPMPPELQAGMEIIQDAFMDLGIDSLLSDGDEADDLVATLALKVASRHQQVTIISTDKGYCQLLSPTLRVRDYFQQRWLDSPFVEKEYGVKPEQLPDYWGLAGISSSKIPGIPGIGPKAALELLSLYPDLDTILQAEDLPTKWQKKITKHRESAEASKKVASLKTDLTLGFNLQDIRYLAPSS is encoded by the coding sequence ATGACTATCCATCTTGTTGTTATTGATGCCTTAAATCTTATTCGTCGTGTTCATGCCGCTCAACCTGGTGAACCAGACGTAAAAAATACCGCTCGTGTTTGTTGTCAGGCATTAAGCAAGATCATTAAGTTCAGCGAACCGTCTCATATTGTGGCTGTTTTTGATCATCATGGTGATGACCGAGGATGGCGAGCAAAATTATTACCGCACTATAAAGAAGGTCGTAAACCTATGCCGCCAGAACTTCAGGCTGGCATGGAAATAATTCAAGATGCTTTTATGGATCTCGGCATCGATTCTTTATTGTCTGATGGTGATGAAGCCGACGATTTAGTCGCAACGCTTGCGCTTAAAGTCGCCTCTCGTCACCAACAGGTCACGATCATCTCAACCGACAAAGGGTATTGTCAGCTACTTAGCCCAACCCTAAGAGTGCGTGATTATTTCCAGCAGCGTTGGTTAGACAGCCCCTTCGTTGAAAAAGAATACGGCGTGAAACCTGAACAATTGCCAGATTACTGGGGGTTGGCAGGGATAAGCTCGAGTAAAATACCGGGCATACCTGGCATTGGGCCTAAAGCTGCGCTGGAACTTTTATCGTTATATCCAGATCTTGATACCATTTTACAGGCTGAAGATTTACCCACTAAATGGCAAAAGAAAATAACCAAGCACCGAGAATCGGCAGAAGCGAGTAAGAAAGTCGCGTCATTAAAAACCGACCTAACGCTCGGCTTTAACTTACAAGACATTCGCTATCTAGCTCCTAGCTCCTAG